From Haloarcula hispanica ATCC 33960, the proteins below share one genomic window:
- a CDS encoding aldehyde dehydrogenase family protein: MSQPDSQTAWSQLYIDGEWRDAGASDTIPVTNPATGEEIAAVPAGTEGDVNDAYQAAEAAQSDWAALSREERNEYVQAMIGIMQERLDEIVELLATESGSVQAKATAEANFAMADFQSALEMVPPEEEVRDSMYHEDKDHHIVREPAGVVGIISPWNFPLHLTTRALGPALALGNTVVIKPATDTPITGGLLLADIAEEAGLPDGVVNVVTGHGSDIGDRMAGHPTARVMSFTGSTAVGRSVASQAGDALALPALELGGNGPFVVTEDADIEAAAKAGSVGAFGHQGQVCISINRHLVHEDVYDEYVEKLVEHAESLTIGNPLDEDVEFGPIINESQVDQLTSFIEQTVDAGATLETGGEVEDLFLEPTVLSGCTNDMSAACNEHFGPVAPVIPFESDEEAVELANDTEYGLAAGVYSGDVEHGRSIADQIDAGMVHVNDHPIQDEPNAPFGGMKNSGLGRYNGEWIMDELTETKWISVQHEERDYQLL; encoded by the coding sequence ATGTCACAACCAGATAGCCAGACGGCGTGGAGCCAACTGTACATCGACGGCGAGTGGCGCGACGCCGGAGCGTCTGATACGATTCCGGTGACTAACCCCGCGACGGGCGAGGAAATCGCGGCGGTGCCCGCCGGGACAGAGGGGGACGTCAACGACGCCTATCAGGCCGCCGAAGCGGCCCAGTCCGACTGGGCGGCGCTGTCGCGCGAGGAACGCAACGAGTACGTTCAGGCGATGATCGGGATAATGCAGGAACGACTCGACGAGATCGTCGAACTGCTCGCGACGGAGTCGGGCAGTGTTCAGGCCAAAGCGACTGCCGAGGCCAACTTCGCCATGGCGGACTTCCAGAGCGCACTGGAAATGGTCCCGCCGGAGGAAGAGGTCCGCGATTCGATGTATCACGAAGATAAGGACCATCACATCGTCCGCGAGCCCGCTGGCGTCGTCGGGATTATTTCGCCGTGGAACTTCCCGCTACACCTCACGACGCGGGCGCTCGGTCCCGCGCTCGCACTGGGGAACACCGTCGTCATCAAGCCCGCGACGGACACGCCGATTACCGGCGGGCTCCTGCTGGCCGACATTGCCGAGGAAGCCGGTCTCCCGGACGGCGTCGTCAACGTCGTCACGGGCCACGGCTCCGACATCGGCGACCGGATGGCCGGCCATCCGACCGCCCGCGTGATGTCGTTCACCGGGTCGACGGCGGTCGGCAGGTCTGTGGCCAGTCAGGCCGGGGACGCGCTCGCCCTCCCGGCGCTTGAACTCGGTGGCAACGGACCGTTCGTCGTCACCGAGGACGCCGACATCGAGGCAGCCGCCAAGGCCGGCTCCGTCGGTGCCTTCGGCCATCAGGGACAGGTGTGTATCTCGATTAACCGCCACCTCGTCCACGAGGATGTCTACGATGAGTACGTCGAGAAGCTCGTCGAACACGCGGAGTCACTGACTATCGGGAACCCGCTGGACGAGGACGTGGAGTTCGGCCCGATCATCAACGAGAGTCAGGTCGACCAGCTTACCTCGTTCATCGAACAGACTGTCGATGCCGGCGCGACGCTGGAAACGGGCGGCGAGGTCGAGGACCTGTTCCTCGAACCGACCGTCCTCTCGGGGTGTACCAACGATATGTCCGCGGCCTGTAACGAGCACTTCGGCCCCGTCGCTCCGGTCATCCCGTTCGAGTCCGACGAGGAAGCTGTCGAACTCGCCAACGACACCGAGTACGGCCTCGCCGCGGGCGTCTACAGCGGTGATGTCGAACACGGTCGTTCCATCGCCGACCAGATCGACGCCGGGATGGTCCACGTCAACGACCACCCGATTCAGGACGAACCCAACGCCCCGTTCGGCGGGATGAAAAACTCCGGCCTCGGCCGGTACAACGGCGAGTGGATCATGGACGAACTGACCGAGACCAAGTGGATCTCCGTCCAGCACGAAGAGCGCGACTACCAGCTGCTGTAA
- a CDS encoding long-chain-fatty-acid--CoA ligase, giving the protein MPGGAPLNLRSFLWRGENVFPDSEIVSRTHQGIHRYTIAEYAERVRKLASALEQAGIERGDRVGTFAWNNHWHQEAYYGVACMGAQVHMINLLLPDEHIQHIVADAEDEILIVDPVMLEKLEAAYDEEAFASVEQYIVMGEQVPETSLGPVVDYESFIADGDPDYSFPQLPEDQPAGMCYTSGTTGKPKGVEYTQKMYWTQVMSLMTSEAGIKTDDVELTYVPMFHVSGWCRPFTTIAAGAKTVLPGPNPSAEDLARLIEEEDVTVSAAVPTVFMDLLEYARESDVDFSSVRYFTSGGSATPRSLMEDYKQEFDVDLISGYGMTETSPVTHAYEPKPGLADLPEEELFDLRSHSAGLPIAGLEFKVVNTDGEEVPWDGESLGELWMRGPWVTQEYYNAPDATEQAVTDDGWFKTGDIVRVSPEGYVDVVDRMDDLVKSGGEWIASVEVENAVMGHDEVVEAAVVPVPHERWDERPAAFVVTRDAVSDEAALRQEIKDLVAESYPSWWVPDAIRLVDGIPKGATGKFSKQTLRDEYVDESVIETVAENAPST; this is encoded by the coding sequence ATGCCAGGTGGTGCACCACTCAACCTCCGGTCATTCCTGTGGCGTGGCGAAAACGTGTTCCCCGACAGCGAGATCGTCTCGCGGACACACCAGGGGATTCACCGATACACAATAGCGGAGTACGCCGAGCGCGTGCGGAAACTGGCCTCAGCGCTCGAACAGGCGGGCATCGAACGCGGCGACAGAGTCGGGACCTTCGCCTGGAACAACCACTGGCATCAGGAGGCCTACTACGGCGTCGCCTGCATGGGTGCGCAGGTACACATGATTAACCTCCTCCTCCCCGACGAGCACATCCAGCACATCGTGGCCGACGCCGAGGACGAGATCCTCATCGTCGACCCCGTCATGCTGGAGAAGCTCGAAGCGGCGTACGACGAGGAGGCGTTCGCCTCCGTCGAGCAGTACATCGTGATGGGAGAGCAGGTACCGGAGACGTCGCTGGGGCCAGTCGTCGACTACGAATCGTTCATCGCCGACGGCGACCCCGACTACTCCTTCCCGCAACTGCCCGAGGACCAGCCCGCGGGGATGTGCTACACGTCCGGGACAACAGGCAAGCCCAAAGGCGTCGAGTACACCCAGAAGATGTACTGGACGCAGGTCATGTCGCTGATGACCAGCGAGGCCGGTATCAAGACCGACGACGTGGAACTGACGTACGTCCCGATGTTCCACGTCAGCGGCTGGTGTCGCCCGTTCACGACTATCGCCGCCGGAGCCAAGACGGTCCTCCCCGGGCCAAACCCGTCGGCTGAGGACCTGGCGAGGCTCATCGAGGAAGAGGACGTGACCGTCTCGGCAGCGGTCCCGACCGTCTTCATGGACCTGCTGGAGTACGCCCGCGAGAGCGACGTGGACTTCTCGTCGGTTCGGTACTTTACCAGCGGCGGGTCCGCGACGCCGCGGTCACTGATGGAGGATTACAAGCAGGAGTTCGACGTGGACCTCATCTCCGGCTACGGTATGACCGAAACGTCGCCGGTCACCCACGCCTACGAGCCAAAGCCCGGGCTGGCGGACCTTCCGGAGGAGGAGCTGTTCGACCTGCGGAGCCACTCCGCGGGGCTTCCGATTGCCGGCCTGGAGTTCAAAGTCGTCAACACCGACGGCGAGGAAGTGCCCTGGGACGGCGAGTCGCTGGGCGAACTCTGGATGCGCGGCCCGTGGGTTACACAGGAGTACTACAACGCCCCCGACGCGACCGAACAGGCTGTCACCGACGACGGCTGGTTCAAGACCGGTGACATCGTCCGGGTGAGTCCGGAGGGGTACGTCGACGTGGTCGACCGGATGGACGACCTCGTCAAGAGCGGCGGCGAGTGGATAGCAAGCGTCGAGGTCGAAAACGCCGTCATGGGTCACGACGAGGTCGTCGAAGCCGCAGTTGTCCCGGTCCCCCACGAGCGGTGGGACGAGCGCCCCGCCGCGTTCGTCGTCACACGCGACGCTGTGTCCGACGAAGCCGCGCTGCGCCAGGAGATCAAAGACCTCGTCGCCGAGTCGTACCCGTCGTGGTGGGTCCCCGACGCCATCCGTCTGGTCGACGGGATTCCCAAGGGCGCGACCGGCAAGTTCTCCAAGCAGACGCTCCGTGACGAGTACGTCGACGAGTCGGTCATCGAAACTGTCGCCGAGAACGCCCCGTCGACGTGA
- a CDS encoding enoyl-CoA hydratase/isomerase family protein, with product MSESVLLSITDGIATLTLNEPETRNALTQPVYDALERHLDTIETASDVRCVVIEGTGESFSAGGDIEGMSERLTNDDPTDDAVSELARRTRDTIARVVALPVPTVAKVDGSAVGAGANLAIACDIQLASESASIGFVFRQVGLSVDAGTSYLLPRIVGINVAKELVFTGEILGAERAAELGLFNHVYDAEAFESEVAATVSRIADGPTVALRHSKRLLQDGLEKSFDRAQRDEATAQGIVFETADHEEGVEAFLTDRRPEFVGR from the coding sequence GTGAGCGAGTCCGTACTGCTCTCCATCACCGACGGCATCGCCACGCTGACGCTGAACGAACCGGAAACGCGGAACGCACTCACACAGCCCGTATACGACGCCTTGGAGCGCCACCTCGACACTATCGAGACAGCGTCCGATGTTCGATGTGTCGTCATCGAGGGCACTGGCGAGTCGTTCTCGGCCGGCGGCGACATCGAGGGGATGAGCGAGCGGCTCACGAACGACGACCCGACTGACGACGCCGTCAGCGAACTGGCCCGGCGGACCCGCGACACCATCGCCAGAGTCGTCGCGCTGCCGGTCCCGACCGTCGCGAAGGTCGACGGGTCAGCCGTCGGGGCCGGCGCGAACCTCGCTATCGCCTGTGACATCCAGCTGGCGAGCGAGTCGGCCAGCATCGGCTTCGTCTTCCGGCAGGTCGGCCTCAGCGTCGACGCCGGCACCTCGTACCTGCTCCCCCGCATTGTCGGGATCAACGTCGCAAAGGAACTCGTGTTCACCGGCGAGATTCTGGGCGCCGAGCGAGCCGCGGAGCTGGGCCTGTTCAACCACGTCTACGACGCCGAGGCGTTCGAATCAGAAGTCGCGGCGACCGTCAGCCGCATCGCCGATGGGCCGACCGTCGCCCTCCGGCACTCGAAGCGACTGCTTCAGGACGGGCTGGAGAAGTCCTTCGACCGCGCCCAGCGCGATGAGGCGACGGCTCAGGGCATCGTCTTCGAGACCGCCGACCACGAGGAGGGTGTCGAGGCGTTCCTGACCGACCGCCGGCCGGAGTTCGTCGGACGATGA
- a CDS encoding acyl-CoA dehydrogenase family protein: MIDYLGLEGDLGEEERMVRDTARDFVENEVKPDVGQHWIDGTFPTDLITEMGELGFYAPNLDGYGLPGLSETAYGLLLQELEAGDSGLRSMASVQGALVMYPIHAYGSDAQKEEWLPALGSGERVGCFGLTEPEHGSNPSAMETTAERDADGYVLNGSKTWITNAPISDLAVVWAKVTSADGDPVRGFLVETDRDGVTTNKIDEKLSLRASITGEISLQNARVPEENVLPGVEGMKGPLSCLTQARYGIAWGTVGAAMDCFETAHEYATDREQFGKPIAGYQLQQEKLAEMATQISLGQLLAHRLSDLKERGDLRPEQVSMAKRNNARMAREQSRVAREMLGGNGITADYSPMRHLTNLETVYTYEGTHDIHSLILGHDLTGIPAFE; this comes from the coding sequence ATGATCGATTACCTCGGTCTCGAAGGCGACCTCGGCGAGGAAGAGCGGATGGTCCGTGACACGGCCCGGGACTTCGTCGAGAACGAAGTCAAACCGGACGTCGGCCAGCACTGGATCGACGGGACGTTCCCGACGGACCTCATCACCGAGATGGGTGAACTCGGGTTCTACGCACCGAACCTCGACGGGTACGGGTTGCCTGGACTCAGCGAGACAGCCTACGGCCTCTTGTTACAGGAACTGGAGGCCGGCGACAGCGGCCTGCGCTCGATGGCCAGCGTTCAGGGTGCGCTCGTCATGTACCCGATTCACGCCTACGGCAGCGATGCCCAGAAGGAGGAGTGGTTGCCGGCGCTCGGCAGCGGCGAGCGGGTGGGCTGTTTCGGTCTGACCGAGCCCGAACACGGGTCGAACCCGTCGGCGATGGAGACGACGGCCGAGCGCGACGCCGACGGCTACGTCCTGAACGGCTCGAAGACATGGATTACGAACGCGCCCATCAGCGACCTCGCAGTGGTCTGGGCAAAAGTCACGTCCGCCGACGGCGACCCCGTGCGGGGCTTCCTCGTCGAGACTGACCGCGACGGCGTGACGACGAACAAGATCGACGAGAAGCTCTCGCTGCGCGCGTCAATTACGGGCGAGATCAGCCTCCAGAACGCCCGCGTCCCCGAGGAGAACGTTTTGCCGGGCGTCGAGGGCATGAAGGGGCCGCTGTCCTGTCTCACGCAGGCCCGCTACGGCATCGCTTGGGGGACGGTCGGGGCCGCGATGGACTGTTTCGAGACCGCCCACGAGTACGCCACTGACCGCGAGCAGTTCGGGAAGCCCATCGCCGGCTACCAGCTCCAGCAGGAGAAGCTCGCGGAGATGGCGACCCAGATATCGCTGGGCCAGTTGCTCGCTCACCGGCTCTCTGACCTGAAGGAACGCGGCGACCTCCGCCCGGAACAGGTGTCGATGGCCAAGCGCAACAACGCGCGGATGGCCCGCGAGCAGTCACGGGTGGCCCGCGAGATGCTCGGCGGCAACGGCATCACTGCTGATTACTCCCCGATGCGGCACCTGACGAACCTCGAAACCGTCTACACCTACGAGGGGACGCACGACATCCACTCGCTCATCCTCGGACACGATCTGACCGGCATTCCGGCGTTCGAGTAG
- a CDS encoding phosphotransferase family protein, with amino-acid sequence MTERSTDYYQRLVDESALEEFLAREIGPAETFDVARHEQGHSNETLFVTWGDRELVVRRPPPGQTAETAHDVLREYRVIDALQDTAVPVPPTVTACDDQTIIGSDFYVMARVEGTVIRDEEPERFTNDDAREAVGTELVDTLAAIHEVDPESVGLSDLGRARGYAKRQVTRWGKQLAWAFERTAESRTIPELERVGSWLQDECPDDHPETLVHGDYKLDNVMFGPGADPELAAVFDWEMATLGDPRADLGWLLSYWRDAKDPKPEIPDLAMEFIEAPGYLTRQDLVDRWEAQTGLTFEHERFYRTLAVYKLAALGEMFYRRYLEGNADDPFYPLMENRVPALADRAIRIIEGDEPL; translated from the coding sequence ATGACTGAACGCAGCACCGACTACTACCAGCGGCTGGTCGACGAAAGTGCGCTCGAAGAGTTCCTCGCGAGGGAGATAGGCCCGGCCGAGACGTTCGACGTTGCGCGCCACGAACAGGGCCACTCCAACGAGACGCTGTTTGTCACCTGGGGCGACCGGGAACTGGTTGTCAGGCGACCCCCGCCGGGCCAGACCGCCGAGACGGCCCACGACGTATTACGGGAGTATCGCGTCATCGACGCGCTACAGGACACAGCCGTGCCGGTCCCGCCGACGGTGACGGCCTGTGACGACCAGACGATCATCGGCAGCGATTTCTACGTGATGGCCCGCGTCGAGGGGACCGTCATCCGAGACGAAGAACCGGAGCGCTTCACGAACGACGATGCCCGAGAGGCCGTCGGCACCGAACTGGTGGACACCCTCGCGGCCATCCACGAAGTAGACCCCGAATCCGTCGGCCTGTCCGACCTCGGCCGTGCAAGAGGGTATGCGAAGCGCCAGGTCACGCGCTGGGGGAAACAACTGGCGTGGGCGTTCGAGCGGACGGCCGAATCCCGAACCATCCCTGAACTGGAGCGGGTTGGCTCGTGGTTACAGGACGAGTGCCCCGACGACCATCCGGAGACACTGGTTCACGGCGATTACAAACTCGACAACGTGATGTTCGGCCCCGGTGCTGACCCCGAACTCGCCGCTGTCTTCGACTGGGAGATGGCGACACTGGGCGACCCACGGGCCGACCTCGGCTGGCTGCTCTCGTACTGGCGCGACGCCAAGGACCCGAAGCCGGAGATTCCCGACCTCGCGATGGAGTTCATCGAAGCGCCGGGGTATCTGACCCGGCAAGACCTGGTCGACCGCTGGGAAGCCCAGACCGGCCTGACGTTCGAACACGAGCGGTTCTACCGCACGCTCGCCGTGTACAAGCTCGCCGCTCTCGGCGAGATGTTCTACCGCCGCTATCTGGAAGGTAACGCCGACGACCCGTTCTA